GGTTAATACTTCAAGCCGTTCTGTGAAAATTACAGCTCAGGAGAAACTTGCGTCAGGTCATCATCATCTGCCCCTTTCAGCCAGCGCGCTTAGTGTCTGGAGAAGTGATAAATCTCCCTCAAGGACGGGAGCAAgagtgtgtagtgtgtgcaGAAAAATGAAGGTAAGTAATCCGGGTAGAGAAAAAGCATGACTGATATATGATATTTAGACAAATGGAGGAAAGATACAGCGACAGAAGAAAGACAGGACTACAAAGGCAAAGACGTAGTTTAGTTTTCAGCACCACTGCATGCAGACCACTCACATTGGATATGCCCACTCTGATTGTACAGAAATACACAACATGAagtagatatatataaaagatttcacttaaatcgttttttttgttgcaaaaataaaaacataacaataattatagATAGATCAACAACAATTCTAGAAGCCTCAGTCTTATTTTCCTTTATTGttactgcaaaaaaagagaaaaccttTGTCCTTTACTTACAAACACTGCTTGATATACAAAACATCCATATAAGCTACAAAGAGTTTACAAAGGACACACAGAGcatcaaaatgtctttttcagtGATGGTTGCCATGGTATCAGCCAATAAGGACTGGATAGCATATACTCAACTGTCTGCagtcttattttctgtttgttagCTCAAGTCTGCTTGAACAAAATACATAGAAAAGGCTGACAaccatgccttttttttttttttttttttttgaggaatgttCATTTAACAAGAAATATCAATCTTATAGGCCCCTGAACTGCTGTAGGGTAGATAGGATACCACAGGGCTAAAGGCACACATTagtgaaaatgtgcttttttttgatGGGAAATCATTAGCGGTATGTTGGCCTGCTATAACCACGAGCAGTTAGGACACCAACAAAGACTCTGACAAGCGGCAAGATGAGAATAAAAAGGCCGGTGATAAGCCATTTTCTGAAGGAAGACAGCAGACTTCCCTTTTCTCACCGAATACCAGCATCCTGATCTCCAAGCGGAAGGAGTTGAATGcaaaattttgaataatatcagCCCACAAAATCTGATTTGCGATGCAGCCTGGAAATCATAAATCGCcctgtgtttgctttttttgtacaaCGAAAAACTGGCccccattttttattttgtgcttgaGTTCCTTGTCACTGTTACCTTTGGCTTGGCACAGCTGGAGTTTGAAAGACAATTAATATtcagtaatgattttttttttttcgatttaaTGCGTTGACAGTTATTGAACTGAACAGAGCTGAAAAATGACACTGTTGccttctgtaaagctgcttatACTGTTGCTTGTTTCATAATTAATGAGCTTTGCAACATCAACGGTTTTATTGAACTAAATTGAAACAACACTGAACTAAACTGAGCTCAACAATGACtcttctgtagagctgctttacagaaATTGAATTTGTTTGATAACTGATTATCTGTATAACGGTAACACTTATTTTCCTGTTCATTAATGTCAAGCTGCTATTAAATCACTTGTATAATataaagctctatataaataaatgtgatttaactttaatttcaaagtcataaaaatgtaggAAGTGGCGAGGAAGGCTTTTAACCCACACTAAAGGCACAGAGTATGAAGCTCACCAGCATAGGACAAAGGTCTCCGGTATTTATTCATCCAGTGATGTCCTAAAGCATGTGAGGATACCCAGGCAAACAAACGGCTCTAATATACACTCACAGTGTGTTGTAGTAATACCAAAAAACTGAGCCTGGAGACTGTATTCCTCATTGAATTGAGGAGAGGTTTAGACCCGTAAACAGTATTCCATATGTCACAACGTAAAgtgataattcacccaaaaatgaaatttctgtcattaattactcaccctcatttctttccaaacccataagtCCTTTGTTCATCTACGGAACActattgaagatattttttaatgaaatccgaTAGCTTTCTGactctccatagacagcaacacaactgacttatttaaggcccagaaagatagtaaggacattgttaaaatagtcaggACGTTgttagaaaatgtaattttatgaagctacaagaatatttttgcgcacaaagaaaaaaaccccaatgaCTTCAAGATTTCTTCTTTTCACGGTGCTGTTGCAAACATGCGTCAAAGCTAAATGGaaaagaagaaattgttgaataaagtcattatttttattttctctgcacaaaaatgtttttctcataGCTTCAGCTGAACcaatgatgtcacatggactattttaatgatgtctgtTTTCTAGgccataaaacatttcagcagcATTGCTTTCTATGTAGGGACAGAAAAATCTTggttattattcaaaatattttcatttgtgttttgaagatgaatgaaggccATATggatttgaaacaacatgaaggtgagtaatgttcatttttgggtgagctatcttTTTAACAAGTGGATAGCAATACATTTGAGTATTAAGTTAATAAGTTAAAACCTCAAAAACGTTTTGCAccatattctatttattttactaaacaaaataattaaaaatacattttaagctcTCATTCCAATTGCTGTTCCTTTAGCTTCAACGGTAGGGGCACTTTTTTTCACCCCCAATACCAAGAACTTTGTCTCAAAATATATTTCGAAATTTGAATGATTCTCATTTGACGTATTACTCtataaaacaaaacgaaaatAGTCAAAAAACAGGTCGCAATGTATCACAGAATCACAAAAATTTCCTGGTGCATACCGAACCAAGGGTGTTTAGGAAAGTgctgcagaaaaataaaaacaaacgtgtGCTTCACTCCGCTGTGCCTTTAACCCCTTTGTACccaaataacatatttaaatgggAAGTGACGTGCTAGAAAAGAGTGTGCGTTACACCTCCCTTATACATATTGGCGTCTTTAACATTGTTGTTGGTTCCCGCGGGTGACTGTTTACTCTTTATGGCTTCAGTGTTGTACCTGGAGCTTTCAGTGAACAGCGCTCGTGGCGTGCAGAGAGCACGGAGAATCTGTTTGTACTCTTGCCTGAAGTTCTGGTTGAGCAACCCGTAGACGACAGCATTCAGACAGCTGTTAAAATACGCCATGAAGTAGCTGGTAACAAACAGCCACTCCGGGACATTCGGCGCCACTCTTGCTGGGTTTATCGCCACAGCGAGCCCGATGAAGTTCAGGGGCGCCCAGCACACGGCGAACAGCACGAACACCACAAACATCGTCAAGAAATTCCTCATGTCGGCCGCTCTGACCTTTGGGTTGGGCCGCACACGACCTTTGACCCTGATCACCAACGTCCATATGCGCAGGTAGCAGAAAGAAACCACGGCCAGAGGGACCAGAAAGTGGATGAGAACCACGCAGACAGTGTAAGAAGAGCTCGCGGTCTGGGTGAAGGTGCAGGAGAAGACGCGCGGGTCGTATTTCAAGGAACCCACCAGGAAGTTGGGTACGGTGGCCAGAGCGGTCAGCATCCAGGTGAGCAGCAGGTACAGGCAGGTGTTCCGACGGGAGTAGAGTCGGTCGTAGCGGAGACTGTGGCAGATGTAGCAGTAGCGGTTGATGGCGATAGCCGTGATGTTGAAGACCGAGCCGATCACACTCAGTCCCATAACAAACCCGCTCAGCTGGCAGTGCAGGGAGCCCATCGTCCAGCCGTTATGGAAGATAGCGACCAAAGCCAGGGGGTAGGGGTAGAGTGCCACCACCAGGTCAGCCACAGAAAGACTCACCACAAAGATGTTACCTATTAACGAGAGAGAATGTGACatcattttataacatattcataaataattgaagtttataattgcaattataCACGATAACTAAGTAACACAAGCAAAAGAGCATAGTGAAATACTTTcatctaaatgaaaattatgtcatcattcactcaagcctgaaagaaaaagaagatatcgctgcactttattttaaggtgtactTGATACAGCGTAATTCTACATTTACgtactgaataaaatgcattatctgcatgtaattattatatggttagggttacttgcatgtaattctGCATAATTTACTGtcattataatagtaagtacatgcaaCATgcgtaacaaggacaccttaagataaaatgttactgaaaataattataatagtcACTGGAGCTTCAAACAACATTGAACTCCATTGacatacacaatattttttcaaatgaccTTCTTTTTTGGTCCACaggaaaaattaattataaaccGTAGTACTAAACTATAATTACTGTGCAACCCAAATACAACaccaaagaaaaataattatatattcctcaaatatttcttcaaggtaaaaaggaaaaaaaattatattgtcaCTGGGGTTCAAACAACTTTGGACTTTCAttgtaaatagaaaaaaaaccaacagataaaacttgttttaaaaaataaaatataagccatattataattatacataagtACTGGGCAATCGAAACATGAGCGCAAATGTCTActtaaagcgatagttcaccaaaatgaacattctgtcaccatttattcacccttaaaacaaacaaacaataaacaacattttgattaaaaaaaagatatgtcaCTAGGGTCCAAAAACAGTGAACCTGTGTGGGCAGCAAGGACCCAAAACATACATTGAagacatttaatataaacataagacatttatgttttctcaaagacaaaatgaagaaagaaactaGACCCTAACTCCACACTTTACCCCGCTCCACAGAACAATAGAAACCATGCAGTTTTGGTACATGATTGTGCGAATTTTGATTTTTGGATGAACCACCCCTTTAATTCACATAAACCCTTGACTGTATCTAACGGTATCATGTGGTTGATCACACGTGCTCCGCTTTCTCACTGTCATATTATCTCATAGTCACATTATGTCACTGTACATTTGCATAGAGTTGAACTCTGCTCAACTTTGTTGCATCGCCGTCGGTCTCTGTTGCTCACGTCGCCTCAAATCAACAACTCTCATTCAAAATGAATGACTTCCGGTTGCTTTGTCACTGCAAATCGCTGTCAGTGTGAACGCCCCTTTGGGGACCACAATGACTGCCGTGCACAGGATGCCTTTGCCTGTTACTACTACTCCTTTTTATGgtattgtgctttttatttatgctttgaggcttgttttattttgcatttaaaaatgaaaatgtaacagaaatttttatttaaacctacattttacattttgaatctttaaaatgtaagcaaCAAATCACTAGGCACTACACATGCTCTGTATATGTCAGCAATTTCAAAAACTGAAACagaatctgaatttaaaaaaaaagaataatagtGATATTATAGTAATAGTAGGTCTCTTTCACTGACTTTTCTTACTCTGTAATATCAGCATCTCTGCATCTCTGACACACTGTGTCTGCGTCCTTTAAAAGAGTGTGTATGAAGGTCTGCGTCAGGACTGTGTGTGGAATGACAGACACCAATGTGTAATTTATAACTCGATTAGGTAGGGGCTGTAATAACTATTACCCTTGCAGACTAACAATAAGTCTCCTCACACTGTTCACAACGCTCTAAAAGataacaaaggaaaaaaaatgcccCACCGCTAGACCCCGTCTGGCTGTCTTAAAAAGCGATTCAGCCTCATGTTCTATCTCAAAAACAAAACGGT
This genomic interval from Puntigrus tetrazona isolate hp1 chromosome 5, ASM1883169v1, whole genome shotgun sequence contains the following:
- the mtnr1c gene encoding melatonin receptor type 1C codes for the protein MELMKANLSCLDSLSRGNNCVPARSTSPGVAATLAGVLIFTTVADIVGNLLVILSVYRNKKLRNAGNIFVVSLSVADLVVALYPYPLALVAIFHNGWTMGSLHCQLSGFVMGLSVIGSVFNITAIAINRYCYICHSLRYDRLYSRRNTCLYLLLTWMLTALATVPNFLVGSLKYDPRVFSCTFTQTASSSYTVCVVLIHFLVPLAVVSFCYLRIWTLVIRVKGRVRPNPKVRAADMRNFLTMFVVFVLFAVCWAPLNFIGLAVAINPARVAPNVPEWLFVTSYFMAYFNSCLNAVVYGLLNQNFRQEYKQILRALCTPRALFTESSRYNTEAIKSKQSPAGTNNNVKDANMYKGGVTHTLF